A single genomic interval of Aegicerativicinus sediminis harbors:
- a CDS encoding polysaccharide deacetylase family protein: MLLVYTHNITPRLRYIFKQVCTKILGIPVDYTTSEDDFISYNGMKMSYSKQALGQELYIRSHDLLFEQGLEDVEIVVQSWGGTKCFFQTSDKSDLPFDIFAASFYMLCRYEEYLPHVKDDYGRYPAKESLGFKHGFMQEPVVDIWAYRFKDVLKAFYPEYDFPVRQYQIQPIIDVPMAFYFKQKGFLRIIGGSISDLVRLKLKNFYQRYLSIMGFVRDPYDTFKWIITKQRHSKVKFLVFFLVGDYSTYDKNISVNKKQFISAIKSVADYCKVGLKLSYFAIDDLELLKKEKKKLEAITNFNVEASRNSHSKVNLPETYRNLLAMEIRQDYTMGYLNEIGFRAGTCTPFPFYDLDYEMPTPLQIHPYNLIDFALLKHLSLLDKKQVLQRLMDNIKAVDGTFIPIFHNYSFSNEPRWKGFRSLFNQVLKSVDDESEN, from the coding sequence ATGTTGTTAGTTTATACCCATAATATTACTCCTCGTTTACGTTATATTTTTAAACAGGTTTGTACTAAAATTTTAGGCATACCTGTCGACTATACTACCTCGGAGGATGATTTTATATCTTATAATGGTATGAAAATGTCCTATAGCAAGCAAGCCTTAGGACAAGAGTTATATATCCGCAGTCATGACCTATTATTTGAACAAGGACTCGAAGATGTTGAAATCGTAGTACAATCCTGGGGTGGAACAAAATGCTTTTTTCAAACCAGTGATAAGAGTGATTTGCCTTTTGACATTTTTGCAGCTTCTTTTTATATGCTTTGTAGATATGAAGAGTATTTGCCTCACGTTAAGGATGACTATGGACGCTATCCTGCAAAGGAAAGTTTAGGTTTTAAGCATGGTTTTATGCAGGAACCAGTTGTAGATATTTGGGCTTATCGTTTTAAGGATGTGCTTAAGGCATTTTATCCAGAATATGATTTTCCTGTTCGCCAATATCAGATTCAACCAATCATCGATGTTCCCATGGCTTTCTATTTTAAGCAAAAGGGATTTTTAAGGATTATCGGAGGATCAATATCTGATTTGGTTAGACTTAAATTAAAAAACTTTTATCAACGCTATTTGTCGATTATGGGTTTTGTAAGAGATCCCTACGATACGTTTAAATGGATTATTACTAAACAAAGACATTCTAAAGTTAAGTTTCTTGTATTCTTTTTGGTTGGCGATTATTCAACATATGACAAAAATATAAGTGTAAATAAGAAGCAGTTCATTAGTGCAATAAAGTCCGTTGCTGACTATTGCAAGGTGGGGTTAAAACTCTCTTATTTTGCCATAGACGATTTGGAATTACTTAAAAAGGAAAAGAAAAAATTAGAAGCGATAACCAATTTCAATGTGGAGGCCTCGAGAAATTCCCATTCTAAAGTAAATCTTCCTGAAACTTATAGAAACCTTTTAGCCATGGAAATAAGGCAAGATTACACCATGGGATATTTGAACGAAATAGGTTTCAGGGCTGGTACATGTACGCCTTTCCCTTTTTATGACCTCGATTATGAAATGCCGACCCCTTTGCAAATTCATCCGTATAACTTAATAGATTTTGCCTTGTTAAAACATCTTTCACTATTAGATAAAAAACAAGTGTTGCAGAGATTAATGGATAACATCAAGGCGGTGGATGGAACATTTATACCAATTTTTCATAATTATTCTTTTAGTAATGAGCCAAGATGGAAAGGCTTTAGGTCTTTGTTTAATCAAGTTTTAAAATCGGTGGATGATGAATCGGAAAATTAA
- a CDS encoding YjjG family noncanonical pyrimidine nucleotidase, with product MMNRKIKHVFFDLDHTLWDFDKNSSLAFEHIFRLNRIDINHSEFIEIYEPINLNYWKMYREERIDKPGLRYGRLKDSFDSLRFSIEDELIHRLSIDYIEHLTSFNHLFEGTLDLLDYLQPKYHLHIITNGFEEAQFRKLKNSSIDHYFKTITNSEMAGVKKPNPLIFKHALSLANANVEESLMIGDNLEADIRGAMEVGYDVIYFNPSSNGELMNIKTVSKLLEIKQYL from the coding sequence ATGATGAATCGGAAAATTAAACATGTATTTTTTGATTTAGATCATACTTTATGGGATTTTGATAAAAATTCCTCATTGGCATTTGAACATATATTCAGATTGAATAGGATTGATATAAATCATTCTGAATTCATAGAGATTTATGAACCCATAAATTTGAATTATTGGAAGATGTATAGAGAAGAAAGGATTGATAAACCTGGGTTGAGATATGGCCGCCTTAAGGACAGTTTTGATTCACTTCGGTTTTCAATAGAAGATGAATTGATACATCGGTTATCCATAGATTATATTGAACACCTTACGTCCTTTAATCATCTTTTTGAGGGAACACTGGATTTACTCGATTATTTACAACCTAAATATCACCTTCATATTATTACAAATGGTTTTGAGGAAGCCCAGTTTAGAAAACTGAAAAATTCATCAATAGATCATTATTTTAAAACCATTACCAATTCTGAAATGGCCGGAGTGAAAAAACCTAACCCGTTGATTTTTAAACATGCCTTGAGCTTAGCCAATGCAAATGTTGAAGAAAGTTTGATGATTGGTGATAATCTTGAGGCAGATATACGAGGCGCTATGGAGGTTGGTTATGATGTTATTTATTTCAACCCTTCCTCAAATGGAGAATTAATGAATATCAAAACGGTCAGTAAATTGTTAGAAATAAAACAATATCTGTAA